One Setaria viridis chromosome 7, Setaria_viridis_v4.0, whole genome shotgun sequence genomic region harbors:
- the LOC117863839 gene encoding protein disulfide isomerase-like 5-2 has translation MATRVLPPALLPLLLLLLPLSARATAAAGEEFSRDGRVIDLDESNFEAALGAIDFLFVDFYAPWCGHCKRLAPELDEAAPVLAGLSEPIVVAKVNADKYRKLGSKYGVDGFPTLMLFIHGVPIEYTGSRKADQLVRNLKKFVSPDVSILESDTAIKNFVENAGTSFPIFLGFGVNESLIAEYGKKYKKRAWFAVAKDFSEDIMVTYEFDKVPALVAIHPQYKEQSLFYGPFEGNFLEDFVRQSLLPLVVPINTETLKMLNDDERKVVLTILEDDSDENSTQLVQVLRSAATANRDLVFGYVGIKQWDEFVETFDVSKSSQLPKLLVWDRNEEYELVDGSERLEEGDQASQISQFLEGYRAGRTTKKKVTGPSFMGFLNSLVSLNSLYILIFVIALLVVMVYFAGQDDTPQPRRVHEE, from the exons ATGGCGACTCGAGTCCTGCCGCCGGCgttgcttcctctcctcctgctgctgctcccgctctcagcccgcgccaccgccgccgcgggcgaggAGTTCTCGCGCGACGGGCGGGTGATCGACCTGGACGAGAGCAACTTCGAGGCCGCGCTGGGCGCCATCGACTTCCTCTTCGTCGACTTCTACGCCCCGTGGTGCGGCCACTGCAAGCGCCTCGCGCCCGAG TTAGATGAAGCTGCGCCGGTATTGGCAGGGTTGAGTGAACCCATTGTAGTTGCCAAAGTAAATGCTGACAAATACAGGAAACTTGGATCAAAATATGGAGTAGA TGGGTTCCCTACCCTGATGCTTTTTATCCATGGTGTCCCAATTGAATACACTGGTTCGCGGAAAGCTGACCAGCTTGTCCGCAATCTGAAGAAATTTGTTTCGCCAGATGTTTCTATCCTTGAGTCAGACACTGCGATAAAGAACTTTGTTGAGAATGCTGGTACAAGCTTTCCTATCTTCCTTGGTTTTGGGGTGAATGAGTCGCTGATTGCTGAATATGGAAAGAAATACAAGAAAAGAGCTTGGTTTGCTGTTGCAAAAGATTTCTCCGAGGACATCATGGTAACCTATGAGTTTGATAAGGTCCCGGCACTAGTTGCAATCCATCCACAGTATAAGGAACAAAGTTTATTCTATGGCCCATTTGAAG GAAATTTCTTGGAAGATTTTGTACGACAATCCCTGCTCCCTTTGGTTGTCCCAATCAATACTGAGACACTAAAAATGCTGAATGATGATGAGAGGAAAGTTGTTCTCACTATTCTGGAGGATGATTCAGATGAAAATTCTACACAACTAGTGCAAGTTTTGAGATCTGCTGCTACTGCGAACCGTGATTTGGTGTTTGGATATGTTGGAATCAAGCAATGGGATGAATTTGTGGAGACTTTTGACGTTTCCAAGAGTTCGCAGCTTCCAAAGCTACTGGTGTGGGATAGAAACGAGGAGTATGAACTA GTGGATGGTTCAGAGAGATTAGAAGAAGGTGACCAAGCATCCCAAATAAGCCAATTCCTTGAGGGATACAGAGCAGGAAGAACAACAAAGAAGAAAGTCACTGGCCCTTCTTTCATGGGTTTCCTGAACTCTCTTGTCAGCCTGAACTCGCTGTATATCCTTATATTTGTCATTGCCCTTCTTGTTGTCATGGTGTATTTCGCTGGACAAGATGATACTCCTCAGCCAAGACGAGTTCATGAAGAGTGA
- the LOC117864377 gene encoding protein EI24 homolog, with product MIADQINHARKQIRTRDASPSSSPTPMESLVSQARPAAVLWLAGFLQAARLHRVVSFCASSRALSIRIAQCFLLNGLIFLGSLLTLKSVVIPTLLCILPEQCNEMGGHHLCDHTAATAIYSFLRWGLVEIFYVFWFYPLYVFSFILSTLWYNDIAKHALDVVKSKSLDSTRALDDRNVTEPEDQPEGFDRVALGIGEQVYSILLLTIFFVEVSVIGYVPYFGKAMNFLLLSLIYAYYCFEYKWNFFAVSLNKRLEFFESNWAFFAGFGAPCVLPIFFFSPLTSYGLMAILYPLFVLTAAGTQAEQVIDELKPAHEGKLQRVPVFFVAKRLTTQVLQLFPAMQKEE from the exons ATGATTGCCGATCAAATAAATCATGCTCGCAAGCAAATCCGAACGAGAGACgcttccccttcctcttcccctaCGCCGATGGAGTCGCTTGTGTCGCAAGCGAGGCCAGCGGCGGTCCTCTGGCTCGCCGGCTTCCTACAGGCCGCGCGCCTCCACCGCGTTGTCTCCTTCTGCGCCAG CTCGAGGGCACTATCTATCAGGATCGCACAGTGCTTCTTGCTGAATGGGCTTATCTTCCTGGGGAG CTTGCTAACCCTGAAATCGGTGGTCATTCCAACACTATTATGTATTCTTCCTGAGCAATGCAATGAAATGGGGGGACATCATCTTTGTGATCACACGGCAGCCACAGCTATCTATTCATTCTTACGCTGGGGCCTTGTTGAGATTTTTTAT GTATTTTGGTTTTATCCACTTTATGTCTTCAGCTTCATATTAAGTACACTTTG GTATAATGACATTGCCAAGCACGCTTTGGATGTTGTGAAAAGTAAGAGCCTAGATTCGACTCGAGCACTGGATGATCGCAACGTAACTGAACCAGAAGACCAGCCTGAAGGATTTGACAG GGTTGCGCTAGGTATTGGGGAACAGGTCTATTCAATCCTTCTTTTGACCATTTTCTTTGTTGAG GTTTCAGTGATTGGTTATGTACCTTACTTTGGCAAGGCAATGAACTTCCTGCTCCTGTCATTGATCTATGCCTACTACTGCTTCGA GTACAAGTGGAACTTCTTTGCAGTGAGTCTGAATAAGAGGCTTGAGTTCTTTGAGTCAAATTGGGCCTTCTTTGCTGGATTTG GTGCTCCATGCGTCCTTccaattttcttcttctctcctcttACAAGTTATGGACTTATGGCCATACTTTACCCGTTG TTTGTCTTGACTGCTGCAGGCACTCAGGCTGAACAAGTGATTGATGAACTGAAACCTGCACACGAAGGGAAACTGCAAAGAGTACCTGTGTTCTTTGTCGCGAAGCGACTAAC GACGCAGGTACTGCAACTATTTCCAGCGATGCAGAAAGAAGAATGA
- the LOC117863840 gene encoding uncharacterized protein, whose product MATALNRGLRSGIRLLAAGAEASKPASRGFHATGVKRMGGHGHDEPYYLHAKHMYNLHRMKHQGLKVTLSVLGAVSIGVGVPVYAVVFQQKKTASG is encoded by the exons ATGGCGACAGCGCTCAACCGCGGTCTCCGCTCCGGgatccgcctcctcgccgccggcgccgaggcgtCCAAGCCAG CTTCTCGTGGATTCCATGCCACTGGTGTGAAGAGAATGGGAGGGCACGGCCATGATGAGCCATACTACCTCCATGCCAAGCACATGTACAACTTGCACAGGATGAAGCATCAGGGGTTGAAAGTGACTCTTTCCGTGCTGGGAGCAGTTAGCATCGGCGTTGGCGTCCCTGTGTACGCAGTCGTTTTCCAGCAGAAGAAGACCGCCTCAGGTTGA